Below is a genomic region from Microbacterium galbinum.
GCACCCAGCCAAGCGTGATCGCGAACACGTAGACAAGCACGATCCCGAGAATGATGGCCGGAAAGACGTGTGCAATGGTCGAGAAAGCTTGGAGAACGGTATCGAGAAATCCGGACCTCGCTGCCGAAGCCACGCCAAGAGTCACGCTGACGAGGATCGTGATGATGCACGCGATGACGACCACGGAGAGCGTGACCGGAAGCCTGCTGGCAAGTGCGTCAGTCACCGGCTGACTAGTGAAGTAGGAGTTTCCGAGATTGCCCTGGAACACGCCCGACAGCCAGTTGAAGTACTGCTGAACGATCGGCTGATCCAGCCCCAACTGGGCGTTGAGCGCAGCGATCTGTGCCTGCGTAGCGTTCGGGCCGAGGATGTTGAAAGCCACGGGGATGTTCGCCCCGAAAGTCAGAAAGAAGGTGATGCCCGTGACGATGAAGATCAGCACAAGGCCTGCGCCAAGACGGCGCAATAGGAACAGGGTCACGTGAGTCTCCTTATGGGCGGCATGGGACCGAGAGTTACCCGTCCCATGCCGCCACTCGTTCTCGTTACTTGCTGTCGGCCGGCTTGTACGGCAGCAAGCTCTGTCCGATGACCGCCGGAGAGGTGTACTTGATGTCGTTGGAAGCTACATAGAACCCGGTGATGTAAGTGATCGGAACATTCCAGGCTTCCTCGACGAGGTAGGCATTGACTGCGCTGTAGTTCGCATCCGCATCCTCTTCGCTCGATGCCCGCGCAGCGCTGAGCAGCTCGTCGAGCTCAGGCGTCGACGAGCGGAACGGGTTGAACACACCTTCGAGCGTGGCGTCCATGTCGCTCGCCGCGTCCACCGAGAAGCCGTTGAACATGAAGAACATCGCGTAGCTCCCGCCGAAGACTTTCGCGTAGAAGTCTTGGAACGGCACCGTTTCCCACGTCACTGTGATTCCGATATCGGCCAACGACTGAGTGATGACGGACTCGTATGTGACCGAGACTACGGTGCTCGGCATCGTCACTTCGAACCCGTCGGCGTAGCCGGCCTCGGTCATCAGCTCTTTCGCCGCCGCGAGGTCGTACGCATAAAGATCGTTCAGCGTCTCGTCGTAAACGGGCCCGTTCGGATTCACGTACTGCGCAGTCGGGTTGTTCGCTCCCTGGTTGATCGCCTGAGCGATCGAGTCGCGATCGATAGCGAGATTGATGGCCTTGCGCACGCGCACATCTGCCAGCGCTGGGATGATCGCGCCCTCATGGTCAGCGATCCAGAGGACCCCGAGCGAGTTCGGGCTGTTGTTGCCGGAAGTGAAGTCGGCCGCGCTGAACTGCTTGACGATGTCGACGGACGGGACGCCTGCGTAGTCCAGCTGCGACGCCTGAACAGCGTTCTGAACGGCGGTCGGATCTTGAATGACACTGACCTCGACAGTCTCGAACGGGTAGGCGCCCGCGTTCCAGTTGTCGTCGTTGCGCTCGAGCACGTAGGTGGCGCCTACCGTCGTCGCGTCGACATCGAGCGTGTACGGTCCAGAACCCACGGGAGTGAGCTGAGAGCTCTCGGCGGTGAGCACCTCGGTAGCTCCCACTGCTCCAGGATTCCCCGCCAGACGACCGAGAAGCGCAGCGTCTGGAGCGCTGAGCGAGACGATCACAGTAGACTCGTCCACCGCTTCCACGTTGGAGATCGCAGCCAGGTTGTCCGCTGTCGATGTTCCGGCTCGCGATGCGTCGAGCGACGCGGCGACCGCAGGCGCGTCGACCGGGGTGTCATCCGTGAAAGTCATGTCATCTCGAATGTGCAGTGTCAGCTGCGTGCGTGTGTCGTCGTACTCCCACGACTCCGCGATCGCCGGCACGAGGTTTCCATTGAGGTCTGCGCCAATGATCGTGTCGTACACGGACAGGAACATCGTTGCGTCGCCACCTGACCACTGTCCGATCGACCAGTTCGCCGGAGGCGCCTGCACGTGAATCCGGAGTGTCTGGTCCGCATCGGGGCTGCGATCGGTCGTGCTGGTGCTCGCACAGCCTGCGAGCACCAGCACAGCCACAGTCGTCACGGCCACGGCGGCACGTATGGGTGCGGTGATTCTCATCTTCTGACTCCTTTGTCGTGATTTTGATGATGCGGACCATCCGAAAAGGCACTGGTCGTTCTAGCTGCATTGCTCCCTGCGAGCTACGGTGGGACGAACTAGTAACACGCGTCACTCACGCTAGAGCACACGTGTTACTTAAGTCCAGTAACGGTCCCGTAACCGTGCGGACGTAGGAACCAAGCGGACCTATATGACGGTGAGGGACAGCTGAACTGCATCGCAGCCGTCGGCCGTCACTCGCAGTGTGACGTCTCCGCGACCCGTGGGCCGAACAACGGCAAGAGCACGCCCATCGAACGTTGTGTAGTCCCCGGCGGAGAACGAGTCTGTCGTCACAGGGTTCCCGCTGCCCATACCTTGCAGCTGGCCTGCTCCGGACACTTCGACCGCGACTCTACGATCGTCAACGTTTCGGACGGTGCCTTCATCGTCCACCAGTCGTATCTCGATAAAAGCGAGATCCCCCGTCCCATTCACGAGCTCTTGGCGGTCGGCGACGACTTCGAGCCTTAATCCACCTGTCGCCGAGGAGAGACTCGATCGCCCAACCTCTTGCCCGTCCCGGAATGCCACCGCGGTGAGTGTCCCCGGCTCGAAAATCGTCTCGAACTCGGCTCGGTACGCGCGGGTGGTACCTACAGCTGCCCTTGCGATCGTTGCGCCATCGAGCTCAAGCTGAACGTGATCAGCGTCCGCGTAGACCTCCACGTGAACCGGCTGGCCTTCGAACCCTCCCCATGACCAGCTCGAGACCGTATCGCTCCATGCCCACGGAGGCGAAACGGCGATCGGCGCCCCGTACCGGTGAGGTCGCTGTACCGCAATGTACGGCTCGGCCCGCAGCCCGAAGACGATCTCGCGGTAGTAGGACACCGGACGCCGATGGCCCGTGATGTCGAGGTCGCCGCTCCAGGCCGTCAACCCGGGAAACTGCGTCACGAATGAGGAACCGCTCGTCGATTCGTCGGCATACTTCACGCCGCCCAAGCCTGTCTCCCCGAGGTAGTCCAGCCCAGTCCAGGTGAAGTCACCAATCACGTTCGCATGCTGCCTGACGAGAGCCCA
It encodes:
- a CDS encoding ABC transporter permease; this encodes MTLFLLRRLGAGLVLIFIVTGITFFLTFGANIPVAFNILGPNATQAQIAALNAQLGLDQPIVQQYFNWLSGVFQGNLGNSYFTSQPVTDALASRLPVTLSVVVIACIITILVSVTLGVASAARSGFLDTVLQAFSTIAHVFPAIILGIVLVYVFAITLGWVPAIGFVPLGTSFGGWFASIILPAIVLAIGGIASLAAQIRGSMIDELGRDYVRTLRSRGVSNTSILLKHALRNAAGPALTTFSLLFITMFGASLFIEKIFALPGYGTYGFNATIQGDLPAMLGVTLFSVVLVVVVNLIVDIANGWLNPKVRIS
- a CDS encoding ABC transporter substrate-binding protein, producing the protein MRITAPIRAAVAVTTVAVLVLAGCASTSTTDRSPDADQTLRIHVQAPPANWSIGQWSGGDATMFLSVYDTIIGADLNGNLVPAIAESWEYDDTRTQLTLHIRDDMTFTDDTPVDAPAVAASLDASRAGTSTADNLAAISNVEAVDESTVIVSLSAPDAALLGRLAGNPGAVGATEVLTAESSQLTPVGSGPYTLDVDATTVGATYVLERNDDNWNAGAYPFETVEVSVIQDPTAVQNAVQASQLDYAGVPSVDIVKQFSAADFTSGNNSPNSLGVLWIADHEGAIIPALADVRVRKAINLAIDRDSIAQAINQGANNPTAQYVNPNGPVYDETLNDLYAYDLAAAKELMTEAGYADGFEVTMPSTVVSVTYESVITQSLADIGITVTWETVPFQDFYAKVFGGSYAMFFMFNGFSVDAASDMDATLEGVFNPFRSSTPELDELLSAARASSEEDADANYSAVNAYLVEEAWNVPITYITGFYVASNDIKYTSPAVIGQSLLPYKPADSK